Proteins encoded by one window of Candidatus Hinthialibacter antarcticus:
- a CDS encoding SDR family oxidoreductase translates to MELKGKVAIITGASSGIGWAIAENLHEAGVQLVLTGRRAERLEELAANLNGAMTIAGDIADAGMPGRLLDAALERFGQCDIVVNNAGVMTVGPIEDIDIDAVCKMARINVEAVYRMAYVALKHFKSTGSGFLLNLSSILGTKVRPTTGAYAGTKYAIEALTEALRMELAKTDIGIACIEPGLVKTELHREWDVHPTEALDIPRALKPEDIARMARFILEQPSHVRIHRLLTLPTDQSI, encoded by the coding sequence ATGGAACTCAAAGGTAAAGTTGCAATCATTACTGGCGCCAGCAGCGGCATCGGTTGGGCCATCGCGGAAAACTTGCACGAAGCGGGCGTTCAATTGGTGCTGACCGGGCGCCGCGCGGAGCGTCTCGAAGAACTGGCGGCAAACCTGAACGGCGCTATGACCATCGCGGGCGACATCGCCGATGCGGGCATGCCGGGGCGTCTGTTGGACGCGGCCTTGGAGCGTTTCGGGCAATGCGACATCGTGGTGAATAACGCAGGCGTAATGACGGTCGGCCCCATCGAAGACATTGATATTGATGCGGTATGCAAGATGGCGCGGATCAACGTCGAAGCCGTCTACCGGATGGCTTATGTCGCGCTCAAGCACTTTAAATCAACCGGCAGCGGATTTTTGTTGAACCTGTCGAGCATTCTCGGAACCAAGGTGCGTCCCACCACCGGCGCCTACGCGGGTACGAAATACGCCATTGAAGCTTTAACTGAAGCGCTGCGTATGGAACTCGCCAAAACCGATATCGGCATTGCTTGCATCGAGCCGGGTTTAGTGAAGACCGAACTTCATCGCGAATGGGATGTTCACCCGACGGAGGCGCTTGATATCCCCCGGGCGTTAAAGCCGGAAGACATTGCGCGTATGGCGCGTTTTATTTTAGAGCAGCCGTCGCATGTCCGAATTCATCGGTTGTTGACGTTGCCGACAGACCAATCAATATAG
- a CDS encoding methyl-accepting chemotaxis protein: protein MLSWKNIRLSGKFIIGFGVVIVLLIIVAGRSYFGVSGIVDNAKEVISGNKLRGDISQRIVDHLNWASEVSAFLNDENVHELNVQIDHTQCAFGKWYDSEERTHAEELVPELKQTLANISEPHQRLHESAGKIKAVYHDADIELGNFLREMKTAHLTWAHRVKDVFVDNTLTTIQAEMDPHQCAFGKWLYSAEVETLKQQDPAFAAAVTQVYEPHTKLHESAAVIQEMLTNGKRSEAAAYYMANTETGASQTLSAIDNILAWHAQSVDGLNQARQIYAQETTTSLNEVHELLNKVRSTVADNVMTDAAMLSLAGSTRLQVIGFSIVAVVVAIILALVISRGIVKPLLVNINFAEQIASGDLTHVLEVDRKDELGTLSCSLNDMSTRLRDLMVNIRMASEQVSASAEQLSGSSQELANSTTEQAASLEETSSAVEELTSSIQSNAENAQKTNRNASNSALEAEKGGVAVSETVQAMKTIAEKITVINDISDQTNLLALNAAIEAARAGEMGKGFAVVAVEVRKLAERSQLAAKEIGELATTSVGKAENAGKVIQTVVPAIQDAARLVQEIDAACGEQSNGAMQIRQAIEQLNAVTQQNSAASEEAASASEELNAQALQLQDMIAYFRVNESELASGATPSAPSPVVKQSPLNGKPTASVNRLQEVFEKTEEFQPIQ, encoded by the coding sequence ATGTTAAGCTGGAAGAACATTAGACTCAGTGGAAAGTTCATCATCGGTTTTGGAGTAGTAATTGTGCTTTTAATCATTGTTGCTGGACGATCCTATTTCGGCGTTAGTGGCATTGTAGACAATGCGAAAGAAGTGATTTCGGGCAATAAACTTAGAGGCGATATTTCTCAGCGGATTGTCGATCACTTAAACTGGGCGTCTGAAGTTAGCGCATTTCTTAACGATGAAAATGTGCATGAACTCAATGTCCAAATTGACCATACTCAATGTGCATTTGGGAAATGGTACGATAGTGAAGAGCGAACTCACGCTGAAGAACTTGTGCCTGAACTCAAACAAACGCTAGCCAACATCAGCGAACCCCATCAGCGCTTGCATGAGTCTGCCGGTAAAATCAAAGCTGTCTATCACGACGCCGATATAGAACTTGGAAACTTTCTACGTGAGATGAAAACGGCCCACTTAACTTGGGCGCATAGAGTCAAAGATGTATTTGTTGACAATACTTTGACTACGATCCAAGCCGAGATGGACCCCCATCAATGCGCATTTGGAAAGTGGCTCTATTCAGCAGAAGTCGAGACGCTCAAGCAACAAGACCCGGCCTTTGCGGCAGCCGTTACGCAAGTATATGAGCCTCATACCAAGTTACATGAAAGCGCAGCCGTTATTCAAGAAATGCTCACGAATGGAAAGAGAAGTGAAGCGGCGGCCTATTACATGGCCAATACTGAAACTGGGGCTAGTCAAACCTTAAGCGCAATTGACAATATTTTAGCGTGGCACGCTCAGAGCGTCGATGGCTTAAACCAAGCGCGCCAAATCTATGCGCAGGAGACCACAACTTCGTTGAATGAAGTTCACGAGTTATTAAATAAAGTGCGCTCGACTGTCGCCGATAACGTGATGACCGATGCGGCGATGTTATCTTTGGCCGGGAGTACGCGCTTGCAAGTCATTGGATTTAGCATCGTAGCCGTCGTTGTCGCAATCATTTTGGCGCTGGTAATCTCGCGTGGAATCGTAAAACCGCTGTTGGTTAACATCAACTTTGCCGAACAAATCGCCAGCGGCGACCTGACTCATGTTCTTGAAGTGGACCGCAAAGATGAATTGGGAACTTTATCATGCAGTTTAAATGATATGTCGACCCGGTTGCGCGACCTGATGGTGAATATTCGCATGGCTTCTGAACAAGTGTCAGCTAGCGCGGAACAGCTATCCGGCTCTTCACAGGAATTAGCGAACTCCACGACCGAACAGGCGGCCAGCCTTGAGGAAACATCATCCGCCGTGGAAGAACTGACCTCATCCATTCAATCCAATGCCGAAAATGCACAAAAGACCAATCGCAATGCGTCAAACTCAGCGCTCGAAGCAGAAAAGGGCGGCGTTGCCGTGTCAGAGACAGTGCAAGCAATGAAAACCATTGCCGAGAAAATCACGGTTATCAATGATATTTCCGACCAAACCAACCTGCTTGCTTTGAACGCCGCCATCGAAGCGGCCCGCGCAGGCGAAATGGGCAAAGGGTTCGCAGTCGTAGCAGTTGAAGTGAGAAAACTGGCTGAACGCAGCCAACTCGCCGCCAAAGAAATTGGCGAACTCGCGACAACCAGTGTTGGCAAAGCGGAGAATGCTGGCAAAGTCATTCAGACTGTCGTCCCCGCCATTCAAGACGCCGCGCGTCTGGTGCAGGAAATTGACGCCGCTTGCGGCGAACAATCCAATGGCGCTATGCAAATTCGTCAGGCGATTGAACAATTGAATGCAGTCACTCAACAAAATTCCGCAGCGAGTGAAGAAGCGGCTTCCGCAAGTGAAGAACTGAATGCGCAAGCGCTTCAGCTGCAGGATATGATTGCTTACTTCCGCGTGAATGAGAGCGAACTGGCGAGTGGGGCCACTCCGAGCGCACCTTCTCCGGTTGTAAAACAATCTCCACTCAATGGCAAGCCGACGGCCTCAGTAAATCGCTTGCAAGAAGTGTTTGAAAAAACCGAGGAATTTCAGCCGATTCAATAA